The DNA segment aacaataaccccaacaacaacaacaacaacaggcgACAAAATAACCCGCAAAAGGATGCAAGGGCGTTTGTAGCCACAAACGACACTGGTCCTAAGAAGTACGCTGGTACTTTACCTAAGTGTGAGCGATGCAAATATCATCACGTGGGTGATTGTCGGGTTGTCAAGTGTGACAAGTGTGGCAAGAATGGCCACCGTGCTGAATCATGTTGGGGAACGGGAAATAATACTGGATCGGGAAGTGGATTTGATAACAAGAATGGGAACGGGAATGGTCGTGGTCAAGGATGCTTTGGATGCGGAAGCAAAGATCACTACAAGAAAGATTGTCCTAAAGAAAACCAATCTCGTGGTCGATCTTTTGTGATTGGAGCCAAGGATGCGCGCCaagaccctaatgtggtcactggtacgtttctcCTCAATGATCATTtcgcatccatattatttgatacCGGAGCCGATTTTAGTTTTATCTCTATAGAATTTAAAAATATTCTAGGCTTGGAACCTAGTAAGCTAGATGTTCCATATTCTATAGAATTGGCTAACGGTAGACTGATAGAGACGGGAGAAGTTGTTAAGGAGTGTACCTTAGAACTTGGTGAACAAAAATTCAATATCGATCTCTTACCCATTgaattgggtagtttcgacgtagtggttggcatggattggctatccaacAATCGAGCCGAAGTCGTTTGCCACGAGAAGATAATTCGACTACCACTACCGAACGAAGAGACACTTGTTatacatggagagaagcgtgacaCCCCATTACGGATCATCAATTGCATGAAAGCACAGAAATACTTACGGAAAGGTTATATTGCCTTTCTAGCGCATGTTGTAGACAAGAAGGCCGATGGACCGAAGTTGACGGATATTCCGGTAGTAAAAGAGTTTCCTGAAGTCTTTCGTGAAGACTTGCCAGGACTACCACCTAatcgacaagtcgaatttcacaTCGACTTGGTACCAGGAGCCGCACCCGTAGCTAACTCTCCGTATCGATTAGCACCTTCTGAAATGCAGGAATTgtccacacaacttcaagagttgttggataagggattcatcagaccgagtttctcgccttggggagctccagttctttttgtgaaaaagaaggacggaacattcagaatgtgtatcgactacagagagttgaataaactcaccatcaagaatcggtatccactaccgaggattgacgacttatttgatcaacttcaagggtcGAGTTTTTATTCAAAAATAGACTTacgatctgggtatcatcagttACGGATTCAAGAAGAAAGCGTACCGAAAACGGCCTTtcgaactcgttacggtcattacgagtttctcgttatgccttttggtttaacgaacgcaccggcggtcttcatggatttaatgaaccgcgtgtgtaagccgtatctcgacaaattcgtcatagtgttcattgacgacatcttgatatACTCACAATCGGCAGACGAGCATGAACAACATTTGAGAACCATCTTAGAACTACTCAAGAAGGAGAAACTATacgcgaagttttccaaatgtgatttttggattcgtgaagtacaatttctcgggcatATAGTGAACGAGAAAGGTATTCAAGTAGACCCGTCGAAAATTGATTCGATTAAAAATTGGGAAGCGCCCAAGACTCCTACGGAAGTgcgacaatttttgggcttagcgggatattatcggaggtttatcgagaatttttcaaagattgctcaaccgctAACTTCTCTTACACAGAAAGACAGGAAATTCGATTGGGGAGAGAAACAAGAAGCATCATTTCAACTTCTTAAAGACAAGTTGTGCAGCGCACCAATCTTATCATTACCTGACGGTACCGATGactttgtagtatactgtgatgcttcacaccaaggtttgggttgtgtactcatgcaacgTGAAAAGGTTATCGCGTACGCGTCCCGccaattgaaagttcacgagaagaactataccactcacgacctagagttaggcgcggtggtatttgctttgaaAATTTGGCGGCATTACTTATATGGTACACAGTGCACTATTTTCACAGATCATAGGagtctacaacacatattcaaccaaaaagaattaaatatgcgtcagcgacgctgggttgaattattgaacgactatgactgtgagatcaagtaccatccgggcaaggcaaacgttgtagcagacgccttgagccgcaaggaacgAGTTAAAACACTAAGAGTGCGAGCACTAGAGATGACGATCCACACAGATCTTACCGCACGAATTCAAaatgcacaacaagaagcgctCAAGGAAGAGCATATTCTAGAAGAATCACTTCGAGGCATGGAAAAACAGTTAGTGCCGAAGGAAGACGGAACTTTGTACTTTGCAGGTAGAATTTGGGTTCCATTCTTTGGAGGTCTCCGAGATCTCATTTTTGAGGAAGCACATAGGTCAAAGTACTCGAtccatcctggatcagataagatgtaccatgacttaaaggagtactattggtggcctaacctCAAACAGGATATTGCTAtctacgttggaaaatgcttgacctgcgcgaaggtcaaggcagagtatcaaaAACCGTCGGGTTTAttacaacaacccgagattcccgcttggaaatgggaacaaatatcgatggacttcattacgaagTTACCCAGGACCTCGAAAGGccatgacatgatatgggtaatcgtCGATAGATTGACAAAGTCCGCCCACTTCTTACCGATTCGGGAGAAGGATAGTACTGAGAAACTAGCGGGAATCTATCTCAAAGAAATAGTGgctcgtcatggagtgcctatttcaatcATTTCGGACCGAGACGGTCGTTTTGTTTCAAGAATATGGAAATCATTTCAacaggcctttggatctcaattGAATCTAAGTACAGcctttcatccacaaactgacggccagagcgaacggactatccaaacactcgaagatatgcttcgtgcatgtgttatggatttaggcggcaATTGGGATAATCATCTACCtctagttgagttttcctacaataacagctaccatacaagtatacgagctgcaccgtttgaagctctatatggtcgaaagtgtcgctctccgctatgttgggcggaatCAGGCGATAGTCAATTAATCGGTCCGGAACTAGTCCAAGATACTACTGATAAAATTTTTCagatacgagaccgtatcaaggcggctcgcgatcgacaaaagctTTACGCAGATGGAAAACGAAAACAAACATCTTTCGAGGTTGGAGAGAAAgttttgttgaaagtctcaccttggaaaggcgtagcgAGGTTCGGTAAACGTGGAAAGCTTAACCCGCGTTAcattggaccatttgaaatcttaGAGAAGATTGGCACTGTTGCTTACAAGTTGAAGTTACCAGATGAACTTAGCAGTGTACACCACacgtttcatgtgtcgaatcttaaAAAGAGTCCAATACAAGTAACCGTTACCATTCCTACGGATGAAATTCACATTGACGACAAACTCCAATTCACGgaggaacctgttgaggtcacggactgGAAGGTCAATAAAACACGGAGAAGTCGTATCAAGTTAGTAaaggttcgttggaactctcgtcACGGGcccgagtatacttgggaacgtgaagaccaaatgaaggcaaaatatccccaCCTATTTCCGAAGACTCCTGAAAAGAATAACAAAgctagaatttcgggacgaaattctcaataacgaggggagaatgtgacaactgccactttacggtaacttttcacacttaaaatactcattttagctatatttttagctacatttttattcATTTTGAACATCCGAACTGCTTGTTTCGTGACATACACATAGAATACTCaaggaatacttacttaggatgcatatgactcatttttattaagtacatttggaacagtttaaacaatgcatcgaaactactagaaaagcacctaataaactagtattctgacgaaaaaGCAGAATCCGCATAaatcatctaaacgacatctttaggacttagacgaaagtccaacatcttatatatattaaaccctaactaggaatacaagggtttgatttaaatcctttccgaagtccgataacactaaaaattgcccgaaaagcactaaaagcgatgatttcaacacttttccgcagaaattctgctgaaatcagctttctaatatttttacgacatgtaaaaatattatttgacatataattcatgtgaggatacattcgggtatcatccgagtcaataactacatcaattcacacaagtttcgcaacttagcgttcaaataacatctaaccgaaacaaatcaaaacaaTTATCCGAACAATgtcaaatcttttttttaatgatcatctagtgttaattggatcattttggtctagtaatgatcatttaacaccctttaaacacttaaacacttataCTTATAAACTACCTAAAACATCTAACTAAGAACTCTAACATTTTTACTAAGTAATTCAAGAAGGAAAAGCaaagggaaccccccccccccattcacgGTTGCAACACCCCTTTGTGGGacccattttttttacttgttacCACAAATATCCTAGATGGTTACTAAAGTCTTGCAAGTGGATGCAAGTGGTGAAATATGATCATTACTAGTAACTAGTTACTTCATTCCTAAGCTTTTCATTCATGCATTTCACCCTTCCATTTTCACAACACCAAAAGCTCCCAAACATACCCCATTTTCGGTCAAGAACACCCTTCCCCCATCTTCATTTTCAAGCCACTTTCATGATGATCAAGATGCATTTTCATGGAACTTAGGAGGATCTAAGGCAACCACAAGTAGAAGCAAGCATTTCCATCCATCTAAGGGCTTTCAACCATCAAATCTTCATATTCTTTGCTTTTCATTTTCacctagatcatccctagccaagaGCTAGAAGTGAGCCTTCTAAATCCAttattttcatacttgtttatgtatttattgttaaagaacaacttataactaaaacaacaatacaaaataagatgaaaatataaagaagcaaaataataatcataatataaaagtgtgtttatgttgtgatttattgatgattacttgcatatttgatctagttttgatggttagcatacaaataacttgttagatgatgtttaaaaacataatctaacaagtgttcatgaaagtgtttaagggttttgttaaacatgAAAGATTAGATGGATGATCATGATCTTTGTTTTTGTTAAAGTACATAAAGTGGTTAACTAAAAGTAATGCTTTtacaagttataaaaagaaaacatacaagatgggtttttataaaaagcttgtaaaactagaagtaaaatgtgatttttggactagtaaacatatgtaaagatcataccaaaaccctacatgattatgagttcatcttgataagttatgttataaatctcttatgtttttttaagaaaaatatgagaagattggtggtgattttataagaaaagatgtttttttttttaaaacattgcaaagtccatatttctaataaaatatggcTAAgatttcttaaaaatcataagttataaaaactattagttttgacaaaatctttattagattaaaagatttttaagaatagtttttataaaatcaaagtttgatataaatatatatttttgagaaaatatatatttagttaacttaacaacttaagggctatgtgttatatgtttgtattagttatatgtattataactaggaacttgaatacaatgatacaaatgaacacaataaacatttcgactaaagtcttacaagacttcACATATTTACGCCTTAAAACGAGTTACGGACGATTCAAATAATCGGACACCATTTATGGTCAAAATGAACGACGGACGACTACATAAGTGAATTGCCAATCCGAAGAGTTACTACGATGTTTAGACGATCTTTCGACACGAAATATAAATATGCTATCGATAACAAATTTTCGGATGTTTATAAACTTACAAAAACTAGTATGTTTTTATTTACTAACAAATGtacttagtaaatttttataaaaaggtttttataaaaatgaaaggcTTATTATACTAGTGGGctattttataacaaatgggcttattatacttaatgggcttaacataaaggcatgggctaagcccaatatcaaaaacacatgggccaagcccaataccaaacatatgggccaaggcccaacactatttaagcccaacactattcaagcccaacactattcaagcccaacactatttaagcccaacactatttaagcccaacactatttgaggcccaacactattcaagcccaacactatttgaggcccaacactatttgaggcccaacactatttaggcccaacactatttggggcccaaaaacatgaaaacatgggctcggcccaatgataCCATTATTGTAAACACAATCATACAATTGATACATATAAGACACGAGATTAAGAGGACTAAATCCGACTATACAACTCAAATGATACAAGAtgacatatatatacatatatttggtgaaatatatatatatatatacaacagATTAACAACTCATTCATCTAAATACACCGTTCAACGAACAGTatagacatacaagtcttacacacaaataagacacaagacttgtactcaagttatttacaaagaccgaagtgtctaacaaaaaTAAGAACATTTGTAGGTCGCAACGCTATTCAGGACGACCGCACGTGAGATCTTATTTTCATCTATTCACAGGACgcgatactgtgagttcatgtcccctattcatttaaatgttttacaactttacaactatcggggaaaatacatgttcaacgtatgttaaagttagggaatgaaacaccttagatcatgtgcgaattagggttatacatctaagcaccattaatccagtttggacctaggtacaagtggttagatctaatgggttttggcgagccccactcttggtcgtggacccatacggaagagtgcttttgtgtcccagtcgataggaatcggcataaaatcgtctagggttggattgcttcctttttcgtcacacatattaatgtccttgcaaaacattaatgatcaacgatttcattgacgctttacatactacaactTACATTTTAAATACATCttttacaactaaactgcatgaattcgccaacttttgttgatgttttccaaacttaacatgtatttcagggaattaaaggaccATGTTGGGATTCTCAGTCAAGATAACAAGTACCAGAACTCCATGCCATCTTTTGGAGGGTTTAACTGTTATATTCCGCCTCTTTGCGGAAATATGATGGTTTAAACCTTAGTAGTTTATTTCATGTTAATGTATGAAACAATAACActttacttttatgttaatggTTTGTAACCGACACACTAAACTTATGTTGTAATCTTTTGAAAAACTTATGTAATGGCAAtggagtatgttttattcatATAGTTTGTTCATGTACATCGatatttatgcaatgaaaaccatacagatcacacctcgcgcttccgctacgagcggGTGTGACATTGCGCCTACCCACttacatgatctaagtagtaaccctccttacgctaaccataccatgtataacatactcgtaaatatagtaacatgtatttcacccccgcagtttagaaaagtgaaaacagttaagagaaaagggggacatgaactcacagtggtgcgtctctatcaagtAAATCTCCTGATCTGTGACAACTCGCACTTTGGACCTATCCTGTAacgttatgtgcttatgtgaaaCGTTATGATTTTCTTAGTGAATGATATATTTGTTATGTGCTatgttgtaagtatgtatatTGTGTATGTAATATATGAATGTATGTAATGGTCCAAAACGCACATCATGATCCGAACCGCACAACTATTGCTCGAGCGCACAAGGCCGTTGGGCCACTTCCTTGTAATCGGACCCTTAgggcagcccattgagggttcggcccattcTTTTGGATTGATTATCAATTAGGGTGTTTGTAACCCCCAATCATTGTTACCAAAACACtctcacacaagaaaccctagctattctccctctcttcttcgtaaaccgaaggcagccaaggatTCCCCTTCATCGAAGATTATTGTGCACGGATCAATCCCACTCTCCTTTCCATCGGTAAGTGTTTGTTGTCGTTTTACTTGTTGATCGATTATATAATTGCATGCTTAGACTAGAATGATTGGGATTGATTGATTGAATTGATGAACAATATGATCCATGTATTGATGTCTTGCGAATTAGATTTCATGAAAATAATTTATAACCGAGTAGATGTGATCGGCTAGCATGATATGTTATTGGATTGTTTGCATCGTGATTAGGATGGGAAAGTATGAAATCGGTTGTGATATATTAAGAGTTAAATAAATCATTGTATTGTCATAATCAGAGGTAGATTGGTGATCGAAATCTATATGTGTATGAATTGTTAtgaattagggttcatatgaattgagAATAAACTGTTTAGTTTGATCGAGTAGATGCAAATGTTTTGATGGAAATTATGTTGATTGAAAGATAAATATGGAAAATGATTAAAAGATTGTAACCGAATCCACAATGAAATCGGGATTTGAAAACCAAGTGTACAAGCCGTCTGGTCGCACAAGACGGACCAATCGCACAGGAGTCCTTAATCGCACAAGGACCCATTACGCACAAGATGTTTGGCATGCACGGTCGCACAACaggtgtggatcgcacaagctgccATGCATGCTGGACTGGGCCAAGTGTGTATCGGGTCGCACGAGTAATGGCTCTTGAATCACTGTTGGGCCGAATGGCCCAAACTGTCAATCGCACAATTTTAGTTGGAACACAACGTCCGACCGCACAAGCCGACCTGGACGTACAAGGCTACATCAACCGCACAAGTCACATATGTGTTATATGATTGGGCCGACTCGTTATTGAATTGTTATGATTATTTGGGCCGGGCTTTAGGGGAATCACACAATAGGTTGGGCCGGCTGGCTTTGGGCCTACTTGTTTAAACCGTACAAGTTGTATGTATTGCTTAACTGTCAAATGTTGCCATGATTTATACGTGATAGTAacatgttaacttatgtgatgcatacgtgtattaccttagtcaaaacctgactcgtgtggtaaccctgttaggacgtggttgaccactgttagttcaagaaccctttctctttgtgtatctgccgagcaaaccaaggtgagttcacacagccaaggcatgggattcccgggttgggaattgggttggaatgttgatatgatatgattactcgtacttacgcaatcactagactatagaccatcgtcctcaggatagtcaggacacgttacgtaaagcctacgtaacccagtaattaccatttgtctcccgggtcgggaggacacgttacgtaaatcctgcgtaacctaatacccactactgtcttccgggtcggaaggacacttacgtaaatcctgcgtaaaccccacacgtaccactgtcctcggggaagggcacgtcacgtaaatcctgcgtgaccctgtacgtattcctgttctcggtttaagaagaacacatggttgcactagtctagtaagtaccataatgggaatcccccattgttaaggataatcgtgagaatccctcaccactagatgaacttacgcattactgttacggacttactttctgtgaactcgctcaactagttgttgattatttgctgcatgccttgcaggaccttaggtatacttggagcttgcaccagaggagaagcgggtcgttgtggacaagaacatgtgaatgcttattaaacacttttacattcacacattgatacttatgttttgggttttacatttaatgcttccgctacatatacaatgtttggttttgaacatcaattatgtctatggttattattaaatgctatgtttgatataattggtggcttgatcctggtcatgtcacgcctccaagcggtggtactccgcgtgtggattttgggggtgtgacatgatcaATCTGCTGaatgacgacctacacgtactaacttctattagacggacggccgtgccttagcttaaggtttaatgtctttgggaaatagttcgacaactatttcgtaattacaccttgtaattatttggtaaatatttccttcccaaggatgggggttttaatacacgTGCGTTCGTATaatcttcgaaatatattattaagtctcacttaaaatatattttaatcctttctccaaaatataaatatttttcccaaaaatattatattttttccatataattttccaaaataacACCTTTAACAAAGTACGCATTCAATTAGTATTTTCCggaaatgcgtaagttacgtttaaagatcgggtggtattaataataccgttgtaacttaa comes from the Helianthus annuus cultivar XRQ/B chromosome 4, HanXRQr2.0-SUNRISE, whole genome shotgun sequence genome and includes:
- the LOC110933295 gene encoding uncharacterized protein LOC110933295 encodes the protein MPPRRVLRTRTVNPPPPPPMPTNEAELNALIEQRIAQAIALYEASRVEQSGGTGGSGGQGQSGPSGGTNNTGCTFKQFLDCKPLNYDGTGGAVAYVRWTEKTDSTIRMSRCSANQQVTFVTGLFLNEALTWWNLQVQTLGDNAAYTLTWEELKERMRDKYCSRAELQKLENEFWTLTMVGADITGYTQRFHDLSRVIPYLVTPEYKRIERYIWGLSDKIRSLVTAAEPTTITQAVTIAVSLTEDGVRMKVFGEKGDDKKETHAESSNRGKRNYSNFKKGTRATNDTGPKKYAGTLPKCERCKYHHVGDCRVVKCDKCGKNGHRAESCWGTGNNTGSGSGFDNKNGNGNGRGQGCFGCGSKDHYKKDCPKENQSRGRSFVIGAKDARQDPNVVTGLEPSKLDVPYSIELANGRLIETGEVVKECTLELGEQKFNIDLLPIELGSFDVVVGMDWLSNNRAEVVCHEKIIRLPLPNEETLVIHGEKRDTPLRIINCMKAQKYLRKGYIAFLAHVVDKKADGPKLTDIPVVKEFPEVFREDLPGLPPNRQVEFHIDLIRDRIKAARDRQKLYADGKRKQTSFEVGEKVLLKVSPWKGVARFGKRGKLNPRYIGPFEILEKIGTVAYKLKLPDELSSVHHTFHVSNLKKSPIQVTVTIPTDEIHIDDKLQFTEEPVEVTDWKMVTKVLQVDASGEI